A stretch of the Thalassotalea euphylliae genome encodes the following:
- a CDS encoding gamma-butyrobetaine hydroxylase-like domain-containing protein has protein sequence MLSIVKFQLHHQHKQLTVALSSETGNQALTESWQFSYEFLRVLESSQAISAFAANASSNPKGKAPALATHKKDVVLTRIEAVGKHGYRLLFDDSYQVIYSEAQLALFHQQADHLWQGYLQQLSNSGHSRDAMIDIKQL, from the coding sequence ATGTTAAGCATTGTAAAATTTCAGCTACACCATCAGCACAAGCAGCTAACGGTTGCGCTTTCGTCTGAAACAGGCAATCAAGCGCTGACTGAAAGCTGGCAGTTTAGCTATGAATTTTTACGAGTACTTGAAAGTAGCCAAGCCATCAGTGCTTTTGCTGCAAATGCCTCTAGCAACCCGAAAGGCAAAGCACCTGCGCTGGCGACGCATAAAAAAGATGTTGTGTTAACGCGCATTGAAGCAGTCGGTAAACACGGTTACCGACTGCTTTTTGATGATAGCTATCAAGTGATTTATTCTGAAGCTCAGCTTGCTCTATTTCACCAGCAAGCCGATCATTTGTGGCAAGGCTATTTGCAACAACTTAGCAACAGCGGCCATAGCCGCGATGCTATGATCGATATTAAGCAGCTTTAG
- the hslU gene encoding HslU--HslV peptidase ATPase subunit, with the protein MSNMTPREIVHELDSHIVGQADAKRAVAIALRNRWRRMQLNEELRTEVTPKNILMIGPTGVGKTEIARRLAKLANAPFIKVEATKFTEVGYVGKEVETIIRDLTDMAVKMTKEQEMERVKHLAEEAAEERVLDVLIPNPRDTFGNEETSDNSSTRQVFRKKLREGKLDDKEIEIDISAQPMGVEIMAPPGMEDMTSQLQSMFQNMSGDKTKKRKLKIKDAFKALQEEEAAKIVNQDDIKTKALEAVEQNGIVFVDEIDKICKRGDSSGPDVSREGVQRDLLPLVEGSTVSTKHGMVKTDHILFIASGAFQMAKPSDLIPELQGRLPIRVELKALTTEDFVRILTEPNASLTEQYIALMKTEGVDVEFTEDGISAIANAAWQVNETTENIGARRLHTMMERLMEEISYSANDRSGEKVVIDTAYVEKTLNDVVQNEDLSRFIL; encoded by the coding sequence ATGTCGAATATGACCCCACGTGAAATTGTTCATGAACTAGATAGCCATATTGTTGGCCAAGCCGACGCTAAACGCGCTGTTGCCATTGCCCTACGTAACCGCTGGCGTCGTATGCAGCTTAACGAAGAGCTGCGCACAGAAGTAACGCCAAAAAACATTTTGATGATCGGTCCAACGGGTGTCGGTAAAACCGAAATTGCCCGCCGTTTAGCCAAGCTTGCTAACGCACCGTTTATCAAAGTGGAAGCGACTAAGTTCACCGAAGTCGGTTATGTTGGTAAAGAAGTGGAAACCATTATCCGCGACTTAACTGATATGGCAGTTAAGATGACCAAAGAGCAAGAAATGGAGCGCGTTAAGCACCTTGCCGAAGAAGCGGCAGAAGAGCGTGTACTTGATGTGCTTATTCCAAACCCGCGCGATACCTTTGGCAACGAAGAAACCAGCGACAATAGCAGTACCCGTCAAGTGTTCCGCAAGAAGTTGCGTGAAGGCAAGCTAGACGACAAAGAAATCGAGATTGATATCTCAGCACAGCCAATGGGTGTAGAGATCATGGCGCCTCCGGGCATGGAAGACATGACCTCGCAGTTGCAAAGCATGTTCCAAAACATGTCGGGCGATAAAACCAAAAAACGTAAGCTAAAAATTAAAGATGCGTTTAAAGCCTTGCAGGAAGAAGAAGCCGCGAAAATTGTTAACCAAGACGATATCAAAACCAAAGCGCTAGAAGCGGTTGAGCAAAATGGTATTGTATTCGTGGATGAGATTGACAAAATCTGTAAGCGTGGCGACAGCTCAGGCCCAGACGTTTCGCGCGAAGGCGTACAACGTGACTTACTTCCTCTAGTTGAAGGTTCAACGGTGAGCACTAAGCACGGTATGGTCAAAACCGATCACATTCTGTTTATCGCCTCTGGTGCTTTCCAAATGGCAAAACCGTCAGACTTAATTCCAGAGTTACAAGGTCGCTTACCAATTCGTGTTGAATTAAAAGCCCTAACCACGGAAGATTTCGTACGCATTTTAACTGAACCAAATGCGTCATTAACCGAGCAATATATCGCGTTAATGAAAACTGAAGGCGTTGATGTAGAGTTCACTGAAGATGGTATTTCAGCGATTGCTAACGCGGCATGGCAAGTAAATGAAACCACCGAAAACATCGGTGCGCGTCGCTTACATACTATGATGGAGCGCCTAATGGAGGAAATCTCATACAGCGCTAACGATCGTTCTGGCGAGAAAGTTGTGATTGATACTGCTTACGTAGAAAAAACGCTAAACGACGTGGTACAAAATGAAGACTTAAGCCGCTTTATTCTTTAA
- the hslV gene encoding ATP-dependent protease subunit HslV yields the protein MTTIVSVRRNGKVAIGGDGQVSLGNTVMKGNAKKVRRLYHDKVLAGFAGGTADAFTLFERFESKLEMHQGHLTKSAVELAKDWRSDRALRKLEAMLVVADETASLIITGNGDVVQPEHDLIAIGSGGNYAQAAALALLQNTELSARDIVDKSLTIAGDICVFTNQHHTIDELGAEEK from the coding sequence GTGACTACAATTGTATCAGTTAGACGTAACGGTAAAGTTGCGATCGGTGGCGACGGCCAAGTTTCTTTAGGCAATACAGTAATGAAAGGCAACGCAAAAAAAGTGCGTCGCCTTTATCACGATAAAGTACTCGCTGGTTTTGCTGGCGGTACTGCCGATGCATTTACCTTATTCGAACGCTTTGAAAGCAAGCTGGAAATGCACCAAGGTCATTTAACCAAATCAGCGGTTGAACTGGCCAAAGACTGGCGCAGCGATCGCGCCCTACGCAAATTAGAAGCCATGCTAGTCGTTGCTGATGAAACCGCTTCTTTAATCATTACTGGTAACGGTGATGTGGTGCAACCAGAGCACGACTTAATTGCTATTGGCAGCGGTGGCAACTATGCGCAAGCTGCAGCACTGGCACTGTTACAAAATACCGAATTATCTGCCCGCGACATCGTTGATAAGTCGCTCACTATTGCTGGTGATATTTGTGTGTTCACCAACCAGCATCACACTATTGACGAACTTGGCGCAGAAGAGAAGTAA
- a CDS encoding SPOR domain-containing protein has product MAPQDYVSRSNNKKKSPYKKQQPEATGMPLKVKLITLFTVLAVAGAGYFLWFLKDVKPIATPTPQAPAVKATKKLPEPPAEKWQYIDKLKQGTQIEGGHYEVEEKGPYKMQCGSFRKRSQAEAMKAQIAFSGLVAKVSESSGKNGIWYKVALGPYPRKRLAEADKHKLKRNNITTCQIWLWR; this is encoded by the coding sequence ATGGCACCACAGGATTACGTTTCCCGCTCGAACAATAAAAAGAAAAGTCCTTACAAAAAGCAGCAGCCAGAGGCGACGGGAATGCCATTAAAAGTGAAGCTGATCACCTTATTCACTGTCTTAGCCGTTGCTGGTGCCGGTTACTTTTTGTGGTTTTTAAAAGACGTTAAACCGATCGCCACACCAACGCCACAAGCGCCTGCGGTAAAAGCCACCAAAAAACTACCTGAGCCGCCGGCTGAAAAGTGGCAGTATATCGACAAGCTTAAGCAAGGCACGCAAATCGAAGGCGGCCACTACGAAGTGGAAGAAAAAGGCCCGTATAAAATGCAGTGTGGCTCGTTTAGAAAGCGCAGCCAAGCAGAAGCGATGAAAGCACAAATTGCCTTTAGCGGCCTAGTAGCGAAAGTGTCAGAAAGCTCAGGTAAAAATGGCATTTGGTACAAGGTTGCCCTTGGCCCATACCCGCGCAAGCGACTGGCAGAAGCCGACAAGCACAAGCTTAAGCGCAACAATATTACCACCTGCCAAATTTGGCTGTGGAGATAG